From one Lotus japonicus ecotype B-129 chromosome 3, LjGifu_v1.2 genomic stretch:
- the LOC130748826 gene encoding protein-S-isoprenylcysteine O-methyltransferase A-like has protein sequence MTEILSYTACRQLSQMFLAIIFFHGSEYFLAVMIHGRSRVSLKSLLVSKHYLLAMMFSLLEYCIEVVLFPELKEHWVISDLGLALVVIGEIMRKMSILTAGKSFTHLIRVDHDENHHLITHGIYRFIRHPGYCGFFIWSVGTQIMLFNPISTIGFAVVVGNFFAKRIPYEEYFLRQFFGTQYEEYARKVVSGVPFVN, from the coding sequence ATGACAGAAATCCTTAGCTACACCGCTTGCAGACAGTTATCTCAGATGTTCCTTGCAATAATCTTCTTTCACGGTTCTGAATATTTTCTAGCAGTTATGATTCATGGGAGATCGCGTGTGTCGCTGAAGTCCCTTTTGGTTAGCAAACACTATCTTTTGGCAATGATGTTTTCATTGCTGGAATACTGTATTGAAGTTGTTTTATTTCCTGAGCTAAAGGAACACTGGGTCATCAGTGACTTGGGCCTAGCGCTCGTTGTGATTGGGGAAATTATGAGAAAGATGTCAATTCTAACTGCAGGGAAGTCCTTCACTCATCTTATAAGGGTTGATCATGATGAGAATCACCATCTGATCACTCATGGTATTTATAGATTTATTCGTCATCCGGGATATTGCGGTTTCTTCATTTGGTCTGTTGGCACACAAATAATGCTCTTCAATCCCATATCAACTATTGGATTTGCAGTTGTTGTCGGGAACTTTTTTGCTAAGCGAATACCGTATGAGGAATACTTTTTGAGACAGTTCTTTGGAACGCAGTATGAGGAATACGCCCGAAAAGTTGTTTCTGGTGTGCCATTTGTAAATTGA